A single region of the Mycobacterium avium subsp. avium genome encodes:
- a CDS encoding nucleoside deaminase: MHEAARTTLQFVTDFARRTIDLARQNVAEGGRPFATVIVQDGEVLAESANKAAQTNDPTAHAEILAIRAACLKLGTEHLVDATIYVLAHPCPMCLGALYYCSPREVVFLTTRESYEPYYVDNRKYFELANFYAEFAKPFDERRLPMRYQPHPDAVDVYRLWNERNGGRRRSTVVPSD; this comes from the coding sequence TTCGTGACCGATTTCGCCCGGCGGACCATCGACCTGGCCCGCCAAAACGTGGCCGAAGGCGGCCGCCCGTTCGCCACGGTGATCGTCCAGGACGGCGAGGTCCTCGCCGAGAGCGCCAACAAGGCGGCCCAGACCAACGACCCCACCGCCCACGCGGAGATCCTGGCCATCCGTGCGGCCTGCCTGAAGCTGGGCACCGAGCATCTCGTCGACGCCACCATCTATGTGCTGGCGCATCCGTGCCCGATGTGCCTGGGCGCGCTGTACTACTGCTCGCCCAGAGAAGTCGTTTTTCTGACCACCCGGGAAAGCTACGAGCCGTATTACGTGGACAACCGCAAGTACTTCGAATTGGCGAATTTCTACGCCGAATTCGCCAAGCCGTTCGACGAGCGCCGGCTTCCGATGCGCTACCAGCCGCACCCGGACGCCGTGGACGTCTACCGGCTGTGGAACGAGCGCAACGGCGGCCGGCGCCGGTCGACGGTGGTGCCGTCGGACTGA
- a CDS encoding ArsR/SmtB family transcription factor, translated as MHAGSSAGRLPDDQVRLVVEVFRMLADATRVQVLWSLTDREMSVNELAEYVGKPAPSVSQHLAKLRMARLVRTRREGTTIFYSLENEHVRQLVIDAVFNAEHAGPGVPGHHRGEGGLKSVAASSRHRPRGAAR; from the coding sequence ATGCATGCAGGTAGTAGTGCAGGTCGGCTGCCCGACGACCAGGTACGTCTGGTCGTCGAGGTCTTCCGGATGCTGGCCGATGCCACTCGCGTGCAGGTGCTCTGGTCGTTGACCGACCGCGAGATGTCGGTCAACGAACTCGCCGAGTACGTGGGCAAGCCGGCACCGTCGGTGTCCCAACACCTGGCCAAGCTGCGGATGGCCCGTCTGGTCCGCACCCGCCGGGAGGGCACCACGATCTTCTACAGCCTGGAGAACGAGCATGTTCGCCAACTGGTGATCGACGCGGTGTTCAACGCCGAGCACGCCGGTCCCGGGGTGCCGGGCCACCACCGCGGCGAGGGCGGGCTCAAGTCGGTGGCCGCATCGTCACGCCACCGGCCGCGCGGCGCCGCGCGCTGA
- a CDS encoding oxygenase MpaB family protein — protein sequence MTQDTSASRPLTSDVTGSDAAGRTEQSISARPADAGAALAVGCPVSPLGYEAPPAPLGPDSLTWKYFGDWRGMLQGPWAGSMQNMHPQLGAAVLDHSTFFRERWPRLLRSLYPIGGVVFDGDRAPITGAEVRDYHTDIKGVDEQGRRYHALNPDVFYWAHSTFFVGTIHVAERFCGGITEEQKRQLFDEHVQWYRMYGMSMRPVPKSWEEFQAYWDHMCRNVLENNEAARAVLDLTELPKPPFAQWLPDRLWAAQRKLLAPFFVWVTVGLYDPPVRELMGYRWSARDEWLHRRFGDLVRIVFALVPSRFRKHPRARAGLDRASGRIPLDAPLVQTPARNLPPEDERGNPKHYCPMVS from the coding sequence GTGACTCAAGATACGTCCGCATCGCGCCCCCTGACCAGCGACGTAACGGGCAGCGATGCGGCCGGTCGCACTGAGCAGTCGATTTCGGCCCGGCCGGCGGATGCCGGCGCCGCGCTCGCCGTCGGCTGCCCGGTTTCGCCGCTGGGCTATGAGGCCCCGCCCGCGCCGCTCGGCCCTGACTCGCTGACCTGGAAGTACTTCGGGGACTGGCGGGGCATGCTGCAGGGCCCGTGGGCCGGTTCGATGCAGAACATGCACCCGCAATTGGGCGCGGCCGTGCTGGACCATTCCACCTTCTTCCGCGAGCGCTGGCCGCGGCTGCTGCGCTCGTTGTATCCCATCGGCGGCGTCGTGTTCGACGGCGACCGCGCCCCGATCACCGGCGCCGAGGTGCGCGACTACCACACCGACATCAAGGGCGTCGACGAGCAGGGCCGGCGTTATCACGCGTTGAACCCCGACGTCTTCTACTGGGCGCACTCCACCTTCTTCGTCGGCACCATCCATGTGGCCGAACGGTTCTGCGGCGGCATCACCGAGGAGCAGAAGCGGCAGCTGTTCGACGAACACGTGCAGTGGTACCGGATGTACGGCATGAGCATGCGCCCGGTGCCCAAGTCGTGGGAGGAGTTCCAGGCCTACTGGGATCACATGTGCCGCAACGTGTTGGAGAACAACGAGGCGGCCCGGGCCGTGCTGGATCTGACCGAGTTGCCCAAACCGCCGTTCGCGCAATGGCTTCCGGACCGTCTGTGGGCCGCGCAGCGCAAACTGTTGGCGCCGTTCTTCGTCTGGGTGACGGTCGGCCTGTACGACCCGCCGGTGCGGGAGCTGATGGGCTACCGGTGGTCGGCCCGCGACGAGTGGTTGCACCGGCGCTTCGGCGACCTGGTTCGTATCGTGTTCGCCTTGGTGCCCAGCAGATTCCGCAAGCACCCGCGGGCCCGCGCCGGACTGGACCGCGCCAGCGGCCGGATCCCGCTCGACGCCCCGCTGGTGCAGACCCCGGCGCGCAACCTGCCGCCCGAGGACGAACGCGGAAATCCCAAGCACTACTGCCCGATGGTGTCGTAG
- a CDS encoding TetR/AcrR family transcriptional regulator — protein sequence MQTGQRRGRWTGVPLESRLALRRDNLINAGVQLLGGSGGPALTVRAVCRKAALTERYFYESFTDRDEFVRAVYDDVCTRAMNTLTSATTPREAVERFVELMVDDPVRGRVLLLAPAVEPVLTRSGAEWMPNFIDLLQRKLSRIGDAVLQKMIATSLVGGLSSLFTAYLHGQLGATRKQFIDYCTNMLYITAAPYVSAGELGKSQ from the coding sequence GTGCAGACGGGTCAACGACGGGGCCGCTGGACCGGCGTGCCCCTGGAGAGTCGCCTCGCGCTTCGCCGCGACAACCTCATCAACGCCGGGGTGCAGTTGCTCGGCGGTTCCGGCGGCCCGGCGCTGACCGTGCGCGCGGTGTGCCGCAAGGCCGCGCTGACCGAGCGCTACTTCTACGAAAGCTTCACCGACCGTGACGAGTTCGTGCGCGCGGTCTACGACGACGTGTGCACCCGCGCGATGAACACCCTGACGTCGGCGACCACCCCGCGGGAGGCGGTCGAACGGTTCGTCGAGCTGATGGTGGACGACCCGGTGCGCGGCCGGGTGTTGTTGCTGGCGCCGGCGGTGGAACCGGTGCTGACCCGCTCCGGCGCGGAGTGGATGCCCAACTTCATCGACCTGCTGCAGCGCAAGCTGTCCCGGATCGGCGACGCGGTGCTGCAGAAGATGATCGCTACCAGCCTGGTGGGCGGGCTGTCCAGCCTGTTCACCGCCTACCTGCACGGTCAGCTCGGAGCCACCCGCAAGCAGTTCATCGACTACTGCACCAACATGCTCTACATCACCGCCGCCCCGTATGTGTCGGCCGGCGAGCTCGGCAAATCGCAGTAG